The Candidatus Brocadia sp. genome includes the window CGGCACAGGAAACCGTACTATCGTATTGCGGTTATAGTACTCATTATCGCAGTGGTGGGATTCCTTTACTGGTTTGGAATCCTGACACCGGCAGTCCCTGTTGAGATTGCCAGCGTTACCAGGACGTATCCGTCTCAGACTCTTACCCTGTTGAATGCCAGTGGCTATGTGGTAGCTCAGCGCAAGGCTGCCGTGGCGTCCAAAATTACCAGCCGTCTTGTATCATTGAACGTTGAGGAGGGAAGCAGGGTAAAAAAGGGAGAGATCATCGCACGTCTTGAAAATGAAGATGCCGTTGCCTTTCGAAATCAGGCTGAAGCCAACCTGAATGTTGCACGCTTTGATCTCCTGCAGGCGAAGGCAGAACTTCGGGATGCTACAGTTTCCTATCGTCGTGAAAAAAAGTTACTGGCAACGGGGATCGCAACACAGGCTGAATACGATGCCGCCCTGGCCCGTTACAAAAAGGCTGTTGCCGCTGTTGCCGGTGCAAAAGCTGCGGTTAAAGCCGGTGCCGCAGCGCTTCAGGTGGCTGAAGTATCGCTGGAATATACCCTGATTCGGGCTCCCTTCGACGCGGTGGTTTTAACGAAAAGTGCTGATATCGGCGATATCGTTACCCCAATCGGAGCGGCTGCCGATTCAAAATCTGCCGTTGTTACTATTGCCGATATGGGTTCGCTTCAGGTAGAGGCCGATGTTTCTGAATCAAATCTGGAATTGGTGAAGGTTGGGCAGC containing:
- a CDS encoding efflux RND transporter periplasmic adaptor subunit, with product MSQEDLLKLKIDKSARSIRPVRHRKPYYRIAVIVLIIAVVGFLYWFGILTPAVPVEIASVTRTYPSQTLTLLNASGYVVAQRKAAVASKITSRLVSLNVEEGSRVKKGEIIARLENEDAVAFRNQAEANLNVARFDLLQAKAELRDATVSYRREKKLLATGIATQAEYDAALARYKKAVAAVAGAKAAVKAGAAALQVAEVSLEYTLIRAPFDAVVLTKSADIGDIVTPIGAAADSKSAVVTIADMGSLQVEADVSESNLELVKVGQPCEIQLDALPESRFRGEVHMIVPTADRSKATVMVKVRFIDKDSRTLPEMSAKVAFLSRPIENEEQKPLTTINTAAIVTRNDRNFVFLIKDNRVVQTPITLGSRLGDMIEVLDGIKQGDKVVVNPLNKLKDGSKVKIIEK